Proteins co-encoded in one Flavobacterium sp. M31R6 genomic window:
- a CDS encoding DUF2892 domain-containing protein, whose protein sequence is MFHKNIKLILAGLIIITSIWQFTESNIGNGIFLIILSGIPVFLYFKNELILLAFLKLRKQDFEGAKKWLAYIKNPETALVRKQQGYFNYLHGIMLSQTNINQAEKYFKKAIELGLSMDMDLAVAKLNLAGVAMTRRRKLEATSLLNEAKKLDKQNMLKDQIAMMKEQMKKI, encoded by the coding sequence TCGCTGGACTTATTATAATCACTAGCATTTGGCAATTTACAGAAAGCAATATAGGAAACGGAATTTTCCTTATCATATTGTCCGGAATCCCAGTTTTTTTATATTTCAAAAACGAACTTATTCTACTTGCCTTCTTAAAACTAAGAAAACAAGACTTTGAAGGAGCCAAAAAATGGTTAGCTTACATCAAAAATCCTGAAACAGCTTTGGTTAGAAAGCAACAAGGATATTTCAATTACCTACATGGAATTATGCTTTCGCAAACGAATATCAACCAAGCTGAAAAATATTTCAAAAAGGCAATCGAACTAGGATTATCAATGGACATGGATTTGGCAGTTGCCAAATTAAACTTAGCTGGTGTCGCAATGACTCGCAGAAGAAAATTAGAAGCTACCTCTTTATTGAATGAAGCAAAAAAATTAGACAAGCAAAACATGCTTAAAGATCAGATTGCTATGATGAAAGAGCAAATGAAAAAAATATAA
- a CDS encoding thioredoxin family protein, giving the protein MRRFLLTLIVSLFFTASYCQDTITYLTDAIKENINPYKRASNNAYEKRNIEEGKNLFDSLVKNKLIGTKFDDFSLKVYKEKNVKINRISKPIFIITYASWCVIPKGEIPALNILAKEHRDDMQFIVVFWDKKSDLKNIAYKFSDNIKVCYANEYYSKDTHIVATIKHTLGFPTSIFVDENKYVVNIKHFESKTKIKTPIKEAIITSYNYFSKDINENLMKALTSKKSFTTN; this is encoded by the coding sequence ATGCGCAGATTTTTACTTACACTAATTGTATCTTTATTCTTTACGGCATCATATTGCCAAGACACAATTACATACCTAACTGACGCTATAAAAGAAAACATAAATCCTTATAAAAGAGCAAGCAATAACGCTTACGAAAAAAGAAACATTGAGGAAGGCAAAAACCTTTTTGACTCCTTAGTAAAAAACAAACTCATCGGAACAAAATTTGATGATTTCAGTTTAAAAGTTTACAAAGAAAAAAACGTAAAAATTAACCGAATCTCCAAGCCTATTTTCATCATCACTTACGCTTCTTGGTGCGTAATTCCAAAAGGAGAGATTCCCGCTTTAAATATATTAGCTAAAGAACATCGTGATGACATGCAATTTATTGTAGTGTTTTGGGATAAAAAAAGTGATCTAAAAAATATCGCCTATAAATTTAGTGACAATATTAAAGTATGTTACGCCAATGAATACTATTCAAAAGACACTCATATTGTGGCAACCATTAAGCACACTTTAGGTTTTCCAACCTCAATTTTTGTTGATGAAAATAAATATGTTGTCAACATTAAACATTTTGAAAGTAAAACAAAAATAAAAACTCCTATTAAAGAAGCCATTATCACCAGCTATAATTACTTCAGCAAAGACATTAATGAAAATCTCATGAAAGCTTTAACCAGTAAAAAAAGCTTCACCACTAATTAA
- a CDS encoding alpha/beta hydrolase, whose protein sequence is MNKVPVYFMPGLAASVSIFERIKLPESEFEMFFLEWEIPLEKESLQDYAKRMTEKIKHQNPVLIGVSFGGILVQEMARFISVRKVIIISSVKSNLEFPKRMLIAKSTKAYKLIPVGLVQNIESLAKFSFGKKVSERLKLYEKFLSVRDKRYLDWAIEQVILWDRSVVDQNVIHIHGDADDVFPIKNITNCIVVKGGTHVMILMKCKWLNANLPKIILDQYSGEEL, encoded by the coding sequence ATGAATAAAGTTCCGGTTTATTTTATGCCTGGTTTGGCGGCGAGTGTTTCTATTTTTGAAAGGATAAAACTCCCTGAATCAGAATTTGAAATGTTTTTTTTGGAATGGGAAATTCCATTAGAGAAAGAATCTTTACAGGACTATGCCAAACGAATGACGGAAAAGATTAAACATCAAAATCCAGTTTTGATAGGTGTTTCTTTTGGCGGTATTTTGGTTCAGGAAATGGCACGATTTATTTCGGTACGTAAAGTTATAATTATTTCCAGTGTAAAAAGTAATTTGGAGTTTCCCAAAAGAATGCTAATTGCAAAAAGCACGAAAGCTTATAAATTAATTCCAGTTGGTTTAGTTCAAAATATTGAAAGTCTAGCCAAATTTTCTTTTGGCAAAAAAGTAAGTGAAAGACTTAAATTATATGAAAAATTTCTTTCGGTACGAGATAAGCGATATCTGGATTGGGCTATTGAGCAAGTTATTTTGTGGGATAGGTCTGTTGTTGATCAAAATGTGATACATATTCATGGAGATGCAGACGATGTTTTTCCAATTAAAAATATTACTAATTGTATAGTCGTTAAAGGTGGTACTCACGTCATGATTTTAATGAAATGTAAATGGTTGAATGCAAATTTGCCTAAAATTATTCTGGATCAATATAGTGGTGAAGAATTATAG
- a CDS encoding GNAT family N-acetyltransferase: METTTKLEIKDNAFARQFETKVETGIVSVEYSFQEKKIFLTKINVPENYNDEELISNFLKNIMETAIEKKLKVVPILPKIVAFFKKNPIYKELLPPGIRI, translated from the coding sequence ATGGAAACTACAACAAAATTAGAGATTAAAGACAATGCTTTTGCCCGACAATTTGAAACAAAAGTAGAAACCGGAATTGTTTCTGTTGAGTATTCTTTTCAGGAGAAAAAAATATTTTTAACCAAGATTAACGTTCCTGAAAATTACAATGACGAAGAACTAATTTCTAATTTCCTAAAGAACATCATGGAAACTGCTATTGAAAAAAAATTAAAAGTAGTGCCTATTCTTCCTAAAATTGTTGCTTTCTTTAAAAAAAACCCAATCTACAAAGAATTGCTTCCACCTGGAATACGGATATAA
- a CDS encoding amidohydrolase: MKNNKTFFLSILLLLLIENVIVAQSNTSNPELNKVVDTDTKRWIDMFKDIHANPELGFMEVRTAAIVAKELKALGFEVKTGIGKTGVVGILKNGIGPVVMYRADMDCNSVQETTGVAYANNKLVKNRAGEDVPAMHACGHDAHTIWMLGIAKAMVALKKSWSGTLVMVGQPAEELGEGAEAMINDKMYEKGVPVPDYLFGMHTAPFPVGYISNGSGKRMAGMDVLDVTFYGIGGHGSSPQVAKDPILMGAAAVIEYQAIISRAIDPQNAAVITVGSFQSGIDNNVIPGSALLKLNLRWFNEQDRILMLNGIKRINESIAFAYDLPKELYPTLTMKGMAYPLVNNEVMVDKVNKALEAVIAPDKNIKNIPAVMGSEDFHHLVIHNPKPVYDYMLVGVANKEASEKAAKEGKMFPFFNHNSNFEVDLSSIPLGVTLGTTALLEIFKK; encoded by the coding sequence ATGAAAAACAATAAGACATTTTTTTTATCAATACTTTTATTATTGCTCATCGAAAATGTAATAGTTGCGCAATCAAATACATCAAACCCAGAATTAAATAAAGTAGTAGATACTGATACTAAAAGATGGATAGATATGTTTAAAGACATACATGCAAATCCGGAATTAGGTTTCATGGAGGTACGAACTGCCGCTATTGTTGCCAAAGAATTAAAAGCTTTAGGATTTGAGGTTAAAACTGGAATTGGTAAAACAGGTGTAGTAGGTATTTTGAAAAACGGTATTGGCCCTGTTGTAATGTATCGCGCCGATATGGATTGTAATTCAGTTCAAGAAACGACTGGAGTTGCATACGCAAACAATAAATTAGTAAAAAATAGGGCAGGAGAGGATGTGCCTGCGATGCACGCCTGCGGACATGATGCACATACAATTTGGATGTTAGGTATTGCTAAAGCCATGGTAGCTTTAAAAAAGTCCTGGAGTGGAACTTTGGTAATGGTGGGGCAGCCAGCTGAAGAGTTGGGTGAAGGAGCAGAAGCTATGATTAATGATAAAATGTATGAAAAAGGAGTCCCTGTACCCGATTATTTATTTGGCATGCACACAGCTCCATTCCCAGTTGGTTATATTTCAAATGGTAGTGGAAAAAGAATGGCAGGTATGGATGTGCTGGATGTCACATTTTATGGAATTGGAGGTCATGGATCTTCTCCTCAGGTTGCAAAAGACCCAATTTTGATGGGAGCAGCTGCCGTAATTGAATATCAAGCCATAATAAGTCGGGCCATTGACCCACAAAACGCTGCTGTGATCACTGTAGGTTCTTTTCAATCGGGTATAGATAATAATGTAATCCCTGGTTCGGCACTACTCAAACTTAATTTGCGCTGGTTTAATGAACAAGATCGTATCCTAATGCTAAACGGAATTAAACGTATAAATGAAAGTATTGCCTTTGCCTATGATTTACCCAAAGAATTGTATCCAACATTAACCATGAAAGGAATGGCATATCCACTGGTAAATAATGAAGTTATGGTAGACAAAGTAAATAAAGCGTTAGAAGCGGTTATTGCGCCTGATAAAAATATCAAAAACATTCCTGCCGTTATGGGGTCTGAAGATTTTCATCATTTAGTAATTCATAATCCGAAGCCAGTTTATGACTATATGCTGGTTGGTGTAGCTAATAAAGAAGCTTCAGAAAAGGCGGCTAAAGAGGGTAAGATGTTTCCGTTTTTTAATCACAATAGTAACTTTGAAGTAGATTTAAGCTCAATTCCACTAGGTGTTACTCTCGGAACAACCGCTTTATTAGAAATTTTTAAAAAGTAA
- a CDS encoding calcium:proton antiporter, with translation MEKDLTDNLPFWSVIAPILTCIIYAGLQLNFGGWYLMLLTVSLIVCILAAVHHSEVIALSVGEPLGTLVLAIAITTIEVALIVSLMLAGGKDTAVLARDTIFASEMIIINGIVGGCLLIGGIKFKEQKYRLDGVSATLTVFTAISVLTLILPNYTTSISGPLYNSNQLFFVAIISLILYCSFLLMQTVKHRDYFLPENTEVKQELHKAPPSKKVSIISSILLLIGLVAVVLSAKALSPSVEVGIDAVGAPKSVVGIIIAMVVLLPEGLSALHAARKNRLQSSLNLALGSALASIGLTIPAVAFVSLYYGLPLTLGIDSKSTVLFILSLFILSLSLRTGKTTSIQGVVLLVIFSIYLFTTIVP, from the coding sequence ATGGAAAAAGATCTTACTGATAATCTACCCTTTTGGAGTGTTATAGCACCAATTTTAACTTGTATTATTTATGCAGGATTGCAATTAAACTTTGGAGGTTGGTACTTAATGCTTTTAACTGTAAGTCTAATAGTGTGTATTTTAGCTGCAGTTCATCATTCGGAAGTTATTGCGCTAAGTGTTGGTGAACCGCTGGGAACTTTAGTTTTGGCTATAGCTATAACAACAATCGAGGTTGCATTAATAGTTTCTTTAATGTTGGCTGGTGGAAAAGACACAGCAGTTTTGGCTAGAGATACCATATTTGCCTCCGAAATGATTATCATAAATGGGATTGTCGGTGGATGTTTATTGATAGGAGGAATTAAATTTAAGGAACAAAAATACCGATTGGATGGAGTAAGTGCTACATTGACAGTATTCACAGCAATATCTGTTCTAACACTTATACTGCCTAATTATACCACTAGTATTTCTGGTCCTTTGTATAATTCAAATCAGTTGTTTTTTGTAGCAATCATATCACTAATACTTTATTGCTCATTCTTACTGATGCAAACTGTAAAACATCGTGATTATTTTTTACCTGAAAATACAGAGGTTAAACAAGAACTACATAAAGCTCCCCCTTCTAAAAAAGTAAGTATAATAAGCTCGATATTGCTCTTAATTGGTTTGGTGGCAGTTGTACTATCTGCTAAAGCTCTTTCGCCAAGTGTAGAAGTAGGAATAGATGCGGTAGGTGCTCCAAAATCTGTGGTTGGGATTATCATAGCAATGGTAGTTTTATTGCCCGAAGGGTTATCTGCTTTACATGCTGCCCGAAAAAACCGATTGCAGTCCAGTTTGAATTTAGCATTAGGTTCTGCTCTTGCCAGTATAGGATTGACAATTCCTGCTGTTGCTTTTGTTTCCTTATATTATGGTTTGCCTCTTACTTTAGGGATTGATTCAAAATCTACAGTTTTATTTATTCTTTCACTTTTTATATTGTCACTTTCATTACGAACAGGTAAAACAACTTCTATTCAAGGAGTGGTTTTGTTGGTTATATTTTCGATCTATTTATTTACAACAATAGTACCTTAG